In Thalassophryne amazonica chromosome 13, fThaAma1.1, whole genome shotgun sequence, the sequence ATTGCACTTGGTTAAGAAATAGGAATTCTGATTTCAGAGGTTGTTTTCTGGGGGTGTAACTAGGAAATTACAACCTCCATGCAGAAATGGAATGCACCATTACTAGGCAGTTGACAGAGCGGTTTAGAGCCTGTTTTGGGCATCCAAAGACTTCAGTGTTTGTCCACCTTCCCATGCTGCATGGAACAAAAACTTTTTGGTGTGGGGGGGCAGCGACTGTACATCATTCAGAAAATAGCCCGAGTCCTGTAGATGGGTTGGGTATCAttttgtgtgtgtaatttttatttattttcttatgccAATGCTATACTGCTACTTTGGAAATGGGGCGAGTTGCCtgagcagactttttttttatgcACAACACAAAACCACGGTGCCATGTTGGGATCTAGCGGTCCAGCAAAGCCCTTCAGTGGTGCCAAAACCAGACTTGCGTAAACTTGTACCTAGGGTAATCCTAACATAGTCTCAAATGACTAGTAATTGTAACTGAATAATCACAATAAATGAGTTTCACTTTAAAAATGGCAataaaacaataaggaaattacaTCATACAGTCTAATGTGAGATAAGGTGGAACTGTCATATCGGGTGACATTTCTTGAGGTTTGGTCATGCATCAGAAGACGATTCCTTTTAAAAATACCTTCTGCTGTGCATGTCAGAGGTCtttaaaaaagtcattttcataaGTAAATTTTGCTTGTAGCAGCAGAAATTCTAAACGCACAAACTGAATTGTGACTTTGTGGTGGTCCAGCATgaacattcaaacattttcaaataTAACAAATGAGCAATAATAATTTTGTACAATATAAAGCCTTCAATAATGGCCTTAATTTTAGTGGTGTCAAAGTACAGCTTGTTGTGGTACAAAAAGGTGACTGTAGAATGATTTAGCAATGAGGTTGTGTAGTCTGATGTGCACACTTTTGCccagtgcacgctgcagcttaAAGGCTCCATTCAGAAAATGTGaaaagagggagggagagaaaaaaaaaccctctggtcAAAGAAAGCCTTTATTTCAGGCTGGCTGTTTTAAATGGTTGCTGTCACTGGCAAGGCGAGCCTCACATTTGAGCTGACTGCTCTGTTGGATGCTTCCcacagtgcatgtgtgtgttaatGTCTTCTCACAGAATTATGGGGCTTCTGCAGCTGCTGAAATCCCAGTTCTTGTGCCACCTGATCATGTGCTCTGGGTTCCTGGTCAGCGGCCTCATAATAAACATGCTGCAGCTCTGCACCTTACCTGTGTGGCTGCTCCATAAGCAGCTGGCCCGCAGGATCAACTGCAGACTGGCCTACTGCATCACCAGCCGTGAGTACTTCCTGCGTGCCTCTCAGAAACAAGTTAGTGTAGTATACACATACACACGGTGTGTTTGCTTTACAGCTGACTGTTGCCAAGACGGAAGTCACAAACGAGGTCACTGAAAGGGCGCATGCCTAATGGTTTTGCCCTTGGCAGCTGATTCTGACACTCCACCTAACGCACAAAAAAAATCAGGCTTGTGTGAAGTcacatggtttaaaaaaaaagacaaaagataAGAGGCAAAAGGGAAAACCTGTCTCATTTAACACACCATAATGGAATGGAGATCAAACAAGATTTGATGTTGATCTGGATCAAATCCAGTGGATTTACATCAAGTTTAAAGTTATGACACCAGTGCAGCCTCAGAAGTATTCAAGCAGTGCAAATTTTAGAAATATTTCATGTTTGctggtgattattttactgaaatTCAGATTTTCTATTCATTTGACTTGGGTTCAATTAATGTAAATGCATAtcatatgtactttttttttttttaaatgagcatGCCATAACTGTGACCATCTGCATCATGCAGATGCATTCAGACTTTTGACTGGTGGAGGCATGAGAATTCCCATCAGTTTTCCTATTAGTTGGATATTACCCCAAGAGGACAACTGTTTTGTTCACATGAAGCAAAAGTCAGGCAGATCACAAAACTGAGATTtttctggttgtgtttttatgaTTCGAAGAAATGGTGGCTCTGCTGGAGTGGTGGTCCAGAACAGAATGTGTTCTCTACACAGACCCAAAGATGCATCCACTTTATGGAAAGGAGAACGCTATTGTGGTTCTCAACCACAACTTTGAGATTGATTTCCTTTGTGGCTGGACTTTCTGTGAGAGATTTGGAGTTCTTGGGGTAAATGAAAAGTTCCAGAAAATCTATTCTCAGCATCTTCAGACTTTTTGTATGCATTTAGGTGGTATTGTTCAATTCTTGAACATTTATATTCCGCTTCTTCCAGAGTTCAAAGGTGTTGGCTAAGAAGGAGCTGGCCTTTGTACCTGTCATTGGTTGGATGTGGTATTTCCTAGAGATCGTTTTCTGCAAGAGGAAGTGGGAGGAGGACCGAGTGACTGTAGCCAAGAGTCTGCAGAACCTCCGGGATTACCCAGAGAACTTCTGGGTAGGTTTGAGGTCATTTAAACTGATATCTCAAGGCTTATCTTGGAGCAGTGCTACTAATAAACATCCTCATTTGTTGGTGCTAGATGTTGCTTTACTGTGAAGGAACTCGCTTCACGCCAAAGAAGCACCAAATCAGTATGCAGGTGGCTGAGAGTAAAGGTTTGCCCAAACTCAAGCATCATCTTTTGCCTAGGACAAAAGGATTCTGGATCACAGTCCAAAACCTCAGAGGAACTGGTGAGCACCCACTCTGCCACCCAAGGTtgcgtaggattactttgaaagaatacatgtggattacatgtatgtatgtacatacatttggattacttgtaatctgattacttttggattacatttcaaagtaatcctacccaaccttgctgccACCCCAATGAAACATTCACGTTTTGGCATTAGTAAATACCACATGGATTTTGAGCATTGATAACTTGGCAGAGCTTGTCTCTGTGCATGTTGTGTAGTTCTGTTCAAtttttccgtgtgtgtgtgtgtgtgtgtcttacacaCACATTCAAATCACAATTGCAGCAAGCTGCTTCACACAAGGAAGGTCTAACCTTCACCACcccaaatttgtaaaaaaaaaaaaaaaatttttttgtaacATTgtcatggatgaaatttatttttcctcaaaattctacacacaataccccattattgtgtgtacaatttggaagaaaaaaatgtatttcatccattttggaataaggctgtagcataacataaaatgtggaaaaagtgaagtgctgtgaatacttccaggATGCACTACAGtgtaaaataagaaatcacatgtacataagtattcagtttttgccatgaagctcaaaattgagctcaggtgcatccagtttccactgatcaaACTTGACCTGGGGTGTAAATTAAGTTGATTAGACCTGATTTCAGCATTAGTGTGGAAGACGCtatcatctacctgctgcacagCTCTCTGTCACATCTGGAGtccgtgagagtcatgttctttgacttccccAGTGCCTTCAACACAATTCAGCCATCACTTTTCAAGGGAAAGCTGGAAGGAGCTGGAGTCGACTGTCACCTGGCTtcatggaccatcgactacctcgtCAACAGACCACAGCATGTGAGGCTTCGAGACTGTGTCTGATGTGGTAGTATGCAGCACGGGGGTCCCACAGGGTACAGTACTCTTTCCTCTTCACgctgtacacatcagacttcagcTACAACATGGACAGTTGTCACCTTCAGAAGTTTTCCAacgacacagccattgttggacgTCTGTCTGAGAGGAACGATCTGGAGTACAGGAAGGTCATCACCAACTTTGTGGCCTGGTGTGAACTGAACCACCTGTGCACCAATGGAAGCAAGGCAAAGGAGGTGATGATTGACTTCAGAAGGAATGCTCCTCAGATTGTGCCTGTGAACATCCAGGGCTTGGACATAGAGATTGTGGAGAAGTACAAATATCTGGGTGTCCACTTTAACAGCAAAGTGGACTGGACACGCACCACAGATCTTCTGTAGAAGATGAGCCAAGGTCGTCTTAACTTGCTGAGGAGACTGAGGTCCTTTGCTGTGTGCAGGACACTGCTGAAAACCttttatgactctgtggtggcatcagcCATACTTTACACTGTGGTCTACTGGGGCTGTGGAAATCCTGAGAGGGACAAAGAGACTCAGTAGATAGCCAGAAAGGCAGGCTCTGTCCTGAAATGCACTCTAGACCCCAtagaggtggtgggtgagaggaggatgttagctaagctgacatcaattttggacaacccctctcaccccttacatgagactgtgggagccttaaCCAGATCCTTCAGTAATAGATTGCTGCACCCTCTGTGCAAAACAGAAAGCCTCcgcaggtcatttattccaactgcagttagactgtataatacctcaaaatgttttagcaccataatcacctgctgattttgcaccATTAACTACACCTACTGCCATTCTATTTGTGCTTCATTGCATGCACAACTGTGCAGTTCATCCTGTGCTGTAAATTTTTACCATATCTATATATTCTTGcacttatattctatttttcacaATTTGTTCACATAACTATTTATGCACCCTtcagcaaacattgcaatatactttagtcacctttctttaatgtaaatatttatttttctttactactgtacgaCTCTTCTTGCTGCAAGAagtgattttccccactgtgggatcaataaatcTTATTTGGAAAGCCACACCCCTgtttgcatataaggtcccacagttgacagtgcacatcagagcacaaactaagcatgaaatcaaaggaattgtttgtagacctctgagacagaattgtctgaAGGCACAAATTtgaggaaaggtacagaaacgtTTCTGTGGTCTCCATCAcccgtaaatggaagacattcggcTCCACCAGGACTATTACGAGAACTGGTCACCCGTCTAAACTAAGATCGGGGTAGAAGGACCTtcatcaaggaggtgaccaagaacttgatggtcacgttgtcagagctccagcattcctctgtggagagaggagaacctcccagaaggacagccatctctgcagcaatccaccgatcaggcctgtatggtggagacagaaaccttagtaaaaggcacgtggcagTCCACCcgcagtttgtcaaaaggcaccagcagcaggacagtgaccctaagcacactgccaagatatcaaagaagtggcttcaggacaactgtgaatgtccttgagtggctcagccagagcccagacctgaatctgattgagagatctgaaaatggctatgcattgatgctccccatccaacctgatggagcctgagaggtgctgcaaagaggaatgggcaaaactgcccaaagataggtgcaccaagcttttggcatcatattcaagaagatttgaggctgtaattgctgccaaaggtgcatcaacaaagtattgagcaaaggatgtgaatacttatttacatgaTGTTagtttattacatctgccaaggacgtaataaaatcattcgcatttatttatttgtctgtctgttagtaggattatgtcaaaattactgcGCTGATTGTGACTAAAATTTcaccagatacatattaggccatggaagattccacaaaattttggaggtgatccagattctggatcaagatttcaatttctataggctttgaaggattacgtcaaaactattgtacagattctcaccaaattgccACTACAGATGGATATTGGAGCATGGAagactactgaattttggagataatccagattggtggacgtcagaaatcttgaATTGCTCCTGTTGTAAATGTCACTTTCTGGTTTGCCACATATggtgcatctgtaaagtattcactgtgcttcactttttctacattttatattacagccttattcctgtCACTGTCAATTCTGGATAAAACAAATGCAAGTATCAGTGTTTCTGCAGTCACCAAAGACAGGTTAAATCTATGCCATTTAAAGCAAGCATTCTTTGTCATGTCTGAACCCACACTGTCCTTTAAGCTCCACACAGATTACCTTAGCACTTTTTTGTGTTCTTGTGATGATGAATGAAATGCATCCAATGTTATATTCAGGCTATCTGAGACTGTGCACTGAGGAATTTATTTTATCTTAATGCAACTTGGATGTCTCATTTTAGGTTTGCAGAAGTTTCTTGGTATGCACACACCAATagtgaaattgtgtgtgtgtgggggggtgcaaTTCGGCCACTATCAAAAGTTTTGGgcacagtgttttgttttttgctcttaCAATGGGAGCCTCTAAATATTTTAGGAGCATGCTGACTGATACAGGATACAGTCTCTATGAAAGTGTTCCTTCCCTTTCAAACATTGTGGAATCCAGTAATATGGTGAGGGAAATTAAGGCAGGACAACCACTATATGTGGATAGTGTACAACCACATTAAGGGTAGGCCTGGCAGGTTCTCTAAACACTTACTTAGTGGCCTGCTGTATTTTCCTCATGTCCACTCCCTTTCAAACGCTCTTTCCCATCTGTTTAGTTGCAGCTGTGTATGATTCCACACTGAACTTCAGAAACAATGAAGTGCCGACCTTTCTTGGAGTTCTAAATGGGAAGAAATATCATGCTGATTTGTATGTAAGGTGGGGCGGCTCTTTTGTGTTTCACGTTCACATCCTATTTGTTGCTTAATTTCAGGCTTTTGTGTTTCTCTAGCTTGTTCCCACTGAGGCCTCACTTCCTCTTTTCGCTTTTAGGAGAATTCCTTTAGAGACGATCCCAGATGATGAGGCAGGCTGCGCTGCTTGGCTTCACAAACTCTACCAGGAAAAGGTAACCACCCTGAAAGTTCTGCACTCATTGGTCACACTcattatggggctattccacagagcgccaatCCTTCCTGTGAATAGCCAATTGGGCTTGTTTTGAAGTATCATAGTAATGCCTTGATCTATCTTTGTCAATCTTaaacttggtatacatagtagctgtggccatcatctgcaccagttttgaaatctggGTCTAATTTTTGAGCTGTTAAAAGATTTCATTCTGATTTGCAAAATCATTGCTAATGGGTGGTAACTTCGGGCcgttcatagtcttaacagctttaaTCACATTCGAATGCCTCTAAATGGGGtattcctagtgagtacagcttgaaacatgTTTGATCATGCTCCATATTTGAAGCTGAACTAGTTTTGTTTGTGGTCCTGGTCATGGCCACTTTACAtgcgggttgccaggtctgtactTCATAAGTCAGCCTGGTAAGAGGGAAGTAGGGTTAAGCAGTTTCatcctgtgatttttattttttactttttggtGTCCGATCATAGTAGAATGGCACCCTTTGGAATAGGGGTGTTATTAACCTGGAGTAGTTTGCAATCCCAGCGCTAAATAattacagtaagtcccttcagctgctcccttgtttttccactgtaggtcgccacagcaaatccgaagtggatctgcgtgttgatttgccacaggttttatggtggatgcccttcctgacgcaaccccatatttcatggagaatgggtaggggtgggttttgaacctggaaccttccacactgaaagcaAGTGCACTTAACCACTTAGCCctgcttcaggtcattgaccaggtcctcccatgtagttctgggctttctcagaatcatccttaccgcaCGCGGAgaaatcttgcatggagccccagacagagaaagactgacagtcatcttgtgtttcttccattttcctaATAATTAGGCCAGCAGTTGTCTTCTCacaaagctgcttgcctgttgtcctgtagtccatcccagccttgtgcaggtctacatttttgtccctggtgtccttagacagctctttggtcttagccatggtggacaggttggagtgtgattgattgtgtggacaggtgtcttttatacaggtaacaagttcaaacaggtgtaattaatacaggtaagcatgcagaataggagggcttcttaaagactaacaggtctgtgagagccacaattcttgctggttggtaggtgatcaaatacttatagtagtgttcagaataatagtagtgctatgtgactaaaaagattaatccaggttttgagtatatttcttattgttacatgggaaacaaggcatcactagattctcataaatccaacaagaccaagcattcatgatatgcacactcttaaggctatgaaattgggctattagtaaaaaagaaaaaaaagggggtgttcacaataatagtggcattcggtcagtgagtacatcaattttgtggaacaaacagctgtgaatcaggtgtcccctatttaaggatgaagccagcacctgttgaacatgcctttctctttgaaagcctgaggaaaatgggacattcaagacattgttcagaagaacagtgtagtttaattaaaaagtagattggagaggggaaaacctatacgcaggtgcaaaaaattataggctgttcatctacaatgatctccactgctttaaaatggacaaaaaaaaaaaaaagacacgtggaagaaaatggaaaacaaccatcaaaatggatagaagaataaccagaatggcaaaggctcagctccaggatgatcaaagacagtctggagttacctgtaagtgctgtgacagttagacacctgtgtgaagctaatttatttgcaagaatcccccacaaagtccctctgttaaataagagatgcagaagaggttacaatttgccaaagaacacatcaactggcctaaagagaaatggag encodes:
- the agpat4 gene encoding 1-acyl-sn-glycerol-3-phosphate acyltransferase delta, with the protein product MGLLQLLKSQFLCHLIMCSGFLVSGLIINMLQLCTLPVWLLHKQLARRINCRLAYCITSQMVALLEWWSRTECVLYTDPKMHPLYGKENAIVVLNHNFEIDFLCGWTFCERFGVLGSSKVLAKKELAFVPVIGWMWYFLEIVFCKRKWEEDRVTVAKSLQNLRDYPENFWMLLYCEGTRFTPKKHQISMQVAESKGLPKLKHHLLPRTKGFWITVQNLRGTVAAVYDSTLNFRNNEVPTFLGVLNGKKYHADLYVRRIPLETIPDDEAGCAAWLHKLYQEKDSLQEHYAQTGRFPSPVVETIRRPWPLINWLFWSSLFLYPLGILLAQMISSGSLMTILVSVALCTTGSLGVRWMIGQTEIDRGSNYGNKEACLNN